AATCTTGTGACCCAAGTTTAAAAATTtctggacataaaaaaaatccccactGAGATAATTTATCTTTAtctattcaacctttatttatcctttattttgaatttcattTACAACGAGTTTCCTtgccaacacaaacaacagacttaaaaaaaggtaaaaacaacataaaagaaATTCACATAAACGAGACAACATACTTGAAACAATCAAAAACTTTTAATTCTGTGTCAGTacaaataagtacaaataattACTGTAATTGtatcatcaaaatatttaaGTGTGACTATCTCTTCAAGAGAAAAATAACTGGATAAATGAAACAAGTATCACTACTTCAGATTGAACATCCATCCAGACTTTGACACATTTGCTCTCGTGCTCtggttgtaaacaaacaccCTCCTCCTTTTGTCATCCATTCCCATTGTCACAGTCTGGATATgaccttttctctcccctctctgtccttttcttcttctcccttctctctttcactgTCGAAGACAAGCTGTCGCTCCGTCCCTGCGGGCCACTCCCTCACTTGTCTgcccctctttcctcctcctccctctctcccccatcctctcccttttctctctccctctccccaccTGTTGAAGCAATTGTTGCACGGACCATATTGTTgtcttcttattattttatgtcaCTCACGAGGGTCGACGCCCCCTTTTTTCtacgctcctcttcctcccctctgtgtcacactctccccctctctctctcactctctccctatCGCTCTCCCTGCTGGGTATAAAAGGCAGAGCCGATAGTTGATTCATCAGAGCACCACAGGAAGCAAAAACTACTTCAgcctgggaaaaaaaaggatttcccAGCTTCTGTTtacctgcaaaacacaaaagtgaCAGCGGGACACTaggagctgtttttttctttcccatttGGACGTAAAAACAAAGTTCATATTTTACCCAGCAGGCTGTTGGAGATGGACAGAGGCATGTCAGCGTCTCTGTGGTGCGAGGAGGTTGAGGAGGACCAGAGTCAGGACCAGAGTCAGGACCAGACTGAGGCCCGGGGCCACACGGCAGGCTCTCCGTCTCAGCTGAGAGCCGCCTGGGACCCCACCGTGTCCGGGCACCGTGTGATCCAGAGGCTGCTCCACGTGGAGGAGAGGTACATGCCCTCCGTGCTCTACATCACCCTCATCCAGCGGGAGCCAGAGCACAGGGAGGAGCTCGCCAAATGGGCCCTGGAGGTATAAGACTGTCCATTCTCCAGTTTCCTTCTGGGTGTCATCACTGCAGCTGTGATACtgatccctctctctctccctttctctctctctctctctctctctctctctccaggtgtgCTGTGATTGCGGCTGCGACGAGGCCGTGTTccccctctccgtctccctgATGGACAGGTTCCTGTCGGCCACGCTGTCTCTGCCCATCTCACCGTACTGCCTTGCCGCCAGCTGCATCCTCATCGCCTCCAAACTCTCAGAGTGCGACACCATCACCGCTGACACTCTCTGTGCTGCAGCCGAGTACAGCTTCCAGCCCTCCAACCTGCGGGTGAGTCAGTCACAGGACAACTGTTGCTAGAAATGTGGCTGTTAAACACCACAATAACAGACTTTTTCTCTTTATATGATTGGGATGCCTTCGTTCATCCATCAACTGGATGACATACCCGCGTAAAACCTGAATTTACAATCCAAGAAGGCTACAacttacatattttattaatgcTCTTTCCATCACTTGTATTACTGATCAATCAAAGAGTTCATACTGgaaattgaataaaatgatgACAGATGACTCAGAAGTTACCAGAACCCAATTGGATGACattgacaaaacaacaaaaagctattttcattatcaattaatatgccaaatgtttttatatattaattgattattcattttgtctATGAAGCCCAAGTTgacgtctttaaatgtcttgttttgactGACACAAATCCAAAAGATTTCAGCTGACTTTGAtataaagaaaagcagcaactcttcccatttgagaagctggactTAAATGATGACTCGATCATGAAAACAGttgctgtaaattaaaaaagtcaataaaaaataaattaataaacttTTTATTCTGTTCTTCAATTCAGTATTGATGCTCTCATCAAACTTAGAAAAAATTGGGGTAATAAGTAACTGACTGAACTGTAATGCAGACTTTAGGACAAGAAGAAAACCATATTGAAGATCTTTGACGATATAACAAATCTCTTATGAAATCTATTCTCACACATAATGTCTGTATTACAACATATATTACACAACCCTTCTCTAAATGCACCTGTCTTTCCTCCATCAGGACATGGAGCGTGTCATCCTCGGCACCCTCCGATGGGACACCGCAGCAGTGACTCCGCAGGACTTCCTCCCACATTTTCTCGCCTccgtggaggacagaggagatggagacagcGAAGACTCTGTGGAGGTGCTGCTCTCGACCCTGCGGCGGCACAGCGACACCTTGGCCGCCATGTGTGCCTGTGATTCCCAATTTCTGGGAGCACCGCCATCACTTGTTGCTGCGGCATCACTGAACTGTGCCCTGAGGGGTCTGGGCAACAAGGGCCCCGGTCAACTGGCTGTGATTTGTGAAGCTCTGGCGGAGCTCTGTCAGGCTGACCTGGTGAGTGAATTACACCTGCAGAGTCTGAGGCTCTTCCTGGGCCTATTTATCTGATTTAATCACATTTAGGATTATTCTGGTTTGCAGGGATGAGAGTTGCAAGATCAATCAGTTTTTGAAGCCCACAGACTCAGAATACTACATGTTCTACAGTCATTGCATCTATGAAGAAATGATTtattctctctctatgtctTCACAGGCAGTGCTGCAGTGCTACAGTGACATGATCGAATATGGCCTCCGACAGCGGCTGAGGAGTGGCCTGCAGCAGGGCCCcatggagaaggaagaggaggtggagagcgAAAGACCCGGGACACctacagacatgagagagaTTGATTTCTAAACACAACTGTTGCATTGAAAGTGTGAATCAATCAAAAAACCTTGCATCAAAGTCCATCAGTCAAACTGATATTAATTGATCATGACCTCAAAATGCTCTGACATGTcttgatattttttctttaacttattttattgagtgactgttaatttattttttaaacttaatttatttgtgAACAATTTTGCAGCTATCTGTTTTGCATGTGCCATATCTTATTATCtatttctattcattttattgtagGCCTAGATGTTATTTTATATCCACAATATTTATACCTTTAATTTATTATCACGTGCAATTGTTGGCTCTTTCGATGTTAATTTATTTCAACTTGCcatgagtttgtgtttgtgtgccgaATTAAATATACCACAGATCTATTTTTCAAAGCAATAAACGTTTAAAACGTGTGTACttattttgtgtcttatttcggttttttttatttaccgaTGGGAAAATGCTGCCTTCACTTACTATTCATAGGGTCGTAATTCTGAGTACTTCTAAACTCATGTTACTATTCATCTACTTTTGATTGGACGTATTCACCCCCGTAAAGCACAGATGTAAGAGCACGTGGGTTGTTggctgattttattttgtaatcaagGTTTTTGGGCTGTAGtacgaaaaaaaaacaacatctgtcGCATCTGTCCAAAGTCGGAATATAAATACATCCGTTATTTCCGACAGTAcctgaaagcagcatgttgttGGTCCACTGCTGCATTTTCGTGACGTCAATTTCATCCGACGCGAAATAGGATCGTGCTTTCTGCATCGGATCCGATATTAAAGACACACGTGTGGTAAGAGACGAGCTATTGGGAATATATGTTGtttaataacacatttgtaATGGTACGTTTAAATATGGGCTGAGTTTAAAGGAAGGATTCATATATATAATCGTGACGTAGGTTTTCTGTAGCTCACAGCTAACTGTCCCGGAAGTGGACAAAAAGTACCTGTTCGCCTTTATCACCTATGAAATCACCTTTTTAAAGACTGACACGTGTTTCACATGTggtagaaaataaacattaattctCTCGTGGTCTGTGTTTGATCTCACAGGtgatacataaatatatatatatattagagaGATTGAGACATCAGACCATCCGCATCCTGGTTCACCAGCTACAGAACCCATATATAATACTAATGTCCTCATTTAATCCAGTAAAATGAATAAGAATCACTGCTGGTGTCTGGAGATACATGTGTGCTGTTAATTCAGCATGCAAAGATATGTTTTCCTGCTCAAAATTCATTGTTATGCCAAACTAAAATCTAAGAAACCTGATATTATTGTTTACTCTCATCATGTAAGAAAAACAGGTTATCAGACTTTTAACAAATCTGTTAAATGTAATTTCGGCATACAATGTTGACACCAGACACCAACCTATGTCACTAAAATCCAAATCTGATGTGTTCTCATTTACATTGTTATGGTTACATTTAAAGACTGATCCAGGGTCAGGGTTACTGTTTTCCCTAGTGTGCTGTGGATTTAATGTGTGGATCCAGTAGTTTGTAAGAACTATAAAGATATTGTGTTAAAGTGTGTATGCACCTTTAAATGAGAGTTTATCACTGGTCATGTGTGACTTGTTGTCGTCCTCGTCTACCATTACATTGAAGATATCCAGGGTCGTATGCAGCAGTTTTCAAGCTGTTCAGTCACAGAAGAAAAGACAGCGCAGACAACAGGCAATGATCAGAATAACAAGATTACTCCGTCTTAAATCTGATTAATAGCAGAATTAGTCATAAATGGTATTGGTTTACATGTGGACATGTGGAGTCTTTGAATATGTATGATGGACggtattttaagattttatcgAAACAAATgcatctgtacacatgacatctattgcattctgtccatcctgggagaaggatccctcctctgtcgttctcccagaggtttcttccttttttctccctgttaaagggtttttaggggagtttttcctgagCTGATgtgaggatgtcgcatgtgtacagactgtaaagccctctgaggctaatttgtgattctgggctaaacaaaataaactgaattaaatccTTTTAAATTTTAGGTACAATTGCAAATAGATGACGGATGATAGataattatttttgaatgaaatcTGACCCGCCTGGCATACCACACATTGCTTAGCTATTATGTAGGATGAACTAACCCTCTACAGGACATTCATCTCGGCTAGTTTTTACTTCCTCTCCTTTGCTGTGCGTGGTTTTTCAGTCAAAGCTTTGCATGCAATATTGTTACAAgcattgttgtttgttttgaaggAGGATGAACCTCACGCTTGGCTGGCTGCTGCTTCTATCCGTCTCTGTCGGGGTCTGGTCGGTGCCCATTGACCGCAATGCAGACAACCAGGAAGCTAAAGCGGAGGTGCCGGAGGAGAACGTGGTAATGGTCTCAAAAGTCTCAGTCATGTACTTAAATTGAGATGCAGCTTGTTGTGAATAACTGGTCCTTTACAACACACCCTTGCAGGACACTGGCCTGTACTACGACAGGTATCTCAGAGAGGTGATTGAGGTTTTGGAGACGGACCCTCACTTCAGAGAGAAGCTGCAAACGGCGAACACGGAGGACATCAAGGTCAGCGGCCGTTTCTTTACGTCAGGTCTCGCTGTCAGAGCTTCCTTCGTTAAGCTTTTTTGATTTTAGGATCTCGTATTCCATCTGTTCTCCTCACCTGGATGTCTCGTGTTCTCCGTCAGAATGGGCGTCTCAGTAAAGAGCTGGACCTGGTCGGTCACCATGTGAGGACTCGCCTGGATGAGCTGAAGCGTCAGGAGGTTTCTCGCCTCAGGATGCTGCTCAAGGCCAAACTGGACAGCACCAACACACAGAGTGAGTGGACTTCTTCTTCTATAGAGAGCTTATGGagttatatttatacattagatttaatttaaagatCTCCAGTGGAAAATTAGATGTTTCCGTAGCAAAGAGATACAACAAATACTGACGTTTAAGGTTATGTActattattaaattatacataatgtttttttacttcataaaaCGTCATATGTTGAATGATTACTTACATCTTACTACATAACAAACACTATATTTCATCCAAATTGTGTACTACTTAAAgcaatatttttgcatttggtaGAATTGCAACCATCAATTGTT
This genomic window from Anoplopoma fimbria isolate UVic2021 breed Golden Eagle Sablefish chromosome 11, Afim_UVic_2022, whole genome shotgun sequence contains:
- the ccndx gene encoding cyclin Dx, whose translation is MWLKICPLSFKNHGLLEMDRGMSASLWCEEVEEDQSQDQSQDQTEARGHTAGSPSQLRAAWDPTVSGHRVIQRLLHVEERYMPSVLYITLIQREPEHREELAKWALEVCCDCGCDEAVFPLSVSLMDRFLSATLSLPISPYCLAASCILIASKLSECDTITADTLCAAAEYSFQPSNLRDMERVILGTLRWDTAAVTPQDFLPHFLASVEDRGDGDSEDSVEVLLSTLRRHSDTLAAMCACDSQFLGAPPSLVAAASLNCALRGLGNKGPGQLAVICEALAELCQADLAVLQCYSDMIEYGLRQRLRSGLQQGPMEKEEEVESERPGTPTDMREIDF